The Solibacillus sp. FSL W7-1464 genome contains a region encoding:
- a CDS encoding metal ABC transporter ATP-binding protein yields the protein MVVQQHFRTSMKKVNGDLLTPISIFQRLQGERKFLLESSSKYDGNGRYSFIGVNPRKTYIGADDQLLDHTHHSNKAYTYEGELIQLLKQVMPRVSSHTEYPFTGGGIGYIHALQKPLPELQFHVYDTLVIFDHLTDEIAVFHTNIEAEQVEPNIDQLIEQLFTTPTPEQSSYTLQRVEKEENGRYRAQFTGEALSLYRKMRVEHAAPYMYYVEFDDCTVIGTSKSNYVQVRNGNISVTNDAPSIERFSTENSVQQLANVTTSTLSPTLHAIDVVKGLLPAQGLIGYIGFNGQVDFTTPEQTIIIQGNVAQLHSETDEEAPFHSLLKG from the coding sequence ATGGTAGTTCAGCAACATTTTCGTACATCAATGAAAAAAGTAAATGGGGATTTACTGACACCGATTTCTATTTTCCAGCGACTGCAAGGTGAACGGAAATTTTTATTGGAAAGTTCCTCTAAATATGATGGCAATGGACGCTATTCGTTCATCGGTGTCAATCCGCGCAAAACGTATATTGGGGCAGATGATCAGCTTTTAGACCATACGCATCATTCCAATAAAGCCTACACATATGAAGGCGAGCTGATCCAACTGTTGAAGCAAGTGATGCCGCGTGTTTCATCCCATACGGAATATCCCTTTACAGGTGGCGGAATCGGCTATATTCACGCATTGCAAAAGCCCTTGCCTGAACTGCAGTTTCATGTTTACGACACACTCGTTATTTTTGATCATTTAACAGATGAAATCGCTGTTTTCCATACAAATATTGAAGCAGAACAAGTAGAACCAAACATTGATCAATTGATTGAACAGCTGTTTACAACACCGACACCTGAACAGTCATCCTATACATTACAACGTGTCGAAAAAGAGGAAAATGGACGTTATCGTGCACAATTTACCGGAGAGGCCCTTTCCCTTTATCGAAAAATGCGCGTTGAGCACGCGGCACCATATATGTACTATGTCGAATTTGATGATTGCACAGTAATCGGTACATCAAAATCAAACTATGTGCAAGTAAGGAACGGGAATATTTCCGTTACAAATGACGCACCGTCAATTGAACGCTTTAGTACGGAAAATTCGGTGCAACAGCTTGCCAATGTTACAACAAGTACGTTAAGCCCTACCCTTCATGCCATCGATGTCGTGAAAGGGCTATTACCAGCACAAGGCTTGATCGGCTATATCGGCTTTAATGGCCAGGTCGATTTCACAACACCCGAACAAACGATAATAATTCAAGGAAATGTCGCACAGCTTCACTCGGAAACAGACGAAGAAGCGCCATTCCACTCTTTACTGAAAGGATGA
- a CDS encoding QueT transporter family protein, whose product MKVKFIAASAIIAALYIAVTMLVAPISFGQVQFRIAEIFNHLVAFNPRYMLGVVLGVFISNFLMSSIGPIDLVFGVGHTIITLGIFIFICKFVKNIWARLIINTTLFTFTMFIIAAQLNIVLGFPFWETWLFVAFGEFVVLAVGAPIMYTLNKRLDFKKLI is encoded by the coding sequence ATGAAGGTAAAGTTTATTGCAGCGAGCGCCATTATTGCAGCATTATATATTGCTGTCACAATGCTTGTTGCGCCAATTAGCTTTGGGCAAGTACAGTTCCGTATTGCCGAAATTTTTAACCATTTAGTCGCATTTAACCCGCGCTATATGCTAGGTGTTGTTTTAGGTGTATTTATTTCCAATTTCCTGATGTCTTCGATCGGTCCAATCGATTTAGTATTCGGTGTCGGACATACGATTATTACACTGGGAATTTTCATATTCATTTGTAAGTTTGTGAAAAATATTTGGGCTCGTCTGATTATCAATACAACGCTCTTTACGTTTACAATGTTTATCATTGCAGCACAGCTGAACATCGTGCTTGGCTTCCCGTTCTGGGAAACTTGGCTGTTTGTAGCATTTGGCGAATTTGTTGTATTGGCGGTTGGAGCACCGATTATGTACACTTTAAATAAACGATTGGATTTCAAAAAATTAATCTAA
- a CDS encoding ABC transporter substrate-binding protein, whose amino-acid sequence MRKNLMKLSFLLFGLLLLLAACGGEESETSSNETSNGEAVDTAKADSEKTFKIGTTQIVEHPSLDAAKEGFKKAIEDAGIKAEYVDKSANNDNSANMTIAQQLVGENVDLIFANSTPSAQAAKSATSDIPVIFTSVTDAVGAELIDSMATPGANVTGTIDLHPETMPKTVAFLKELGATNVGMVYNAGEQNSVAQIAAIKEIAAKEGVTIVEAAVSASSEVRQAAESLVGKVDAFYIITDNTVVSALESVIEVADANKLPLIVGELDSVERGGLAAYGFEYYDIGYEAGQMAAQILLEGKTPSEVPAAYPANLKLVINKATAENLGLEIKPEWEAEVQ is encoded by the coding sequence ATGAGAAAAAATTTAATGAAGCTGTCCTTTTTATTATTCGGGCTTCTTTTATTATTAGCTGCGTGTGGCGGGGAAGAGAGCGAGACATCTTCGAACGAGACGTCAAATGGCGAGGCTGTAGATACAGCTAAAGCAGATAGCGAAAAAACTTTTAAAATCGGAACAACACAAATTGTTGAGCATCCATCATTAGATGCCGCAAAAGAAGGATTTAAAAAGGCAATTGAAGATGCAGGTATTAAAGCAGAATACGTAGACAAATCTGCAAACAATGATAACAGTGCGAACATGACAATCGCTCAGCAGTTAGTCGGGGAAAATGTAGATCTGATTTTCGCGAACTCAACACCTTCAGCACAGGCTGCAAAAAGCGCAACTTCTGATATTCCGGTTATCTTTACATCTGTAACGGATGCAGTAGGTGCGGAATTGATCGATTCAATGGCAACACCTGGCGCTAACGTAACAGGTACGATTGATTTACATCCGGAAACAATGCCGAAAACAGTTGCTTTCCTTAAAGAATTAGGGGCAACAAATGTAGGAATGGTATATAACGCTGGTGAGCAAAACTCTGTTGCACAAATCGCGGCAATAAAAGAAATTGCAGCAAAAGAAGGCGTAACAATCGTAGAAGCAGCAGTATCTGCTTCATCTGAAGTTCGTCAGGCAGCAGAATCATTAGTCGGTAAAGTAGATGCATTCTATATTATTACTGATAATACGGTCGTATCGGCACTTGAATCTGTAATCGAAGTAGCAGATGCAAACAAATTACCGCTTATTGTCGGTGAGCTTGATTCAGTAGAGCGCGGCGGTTTAGCGGCATACGGTTTCGAATACTACGATATCGGCTATGAAGCAGGGCAAATGGCAGCACAAATTTTATTGGAAGGCAAAACACCTTCAGAAGTTCCGGCTGCATATCCGGCTAATTTAAAACTAGTAATCAATAAAGCTACTGCAGAAAACTTAGGCTTGGAAATTAAGCCTGAATGGGAAGCAGAAGTACAATAA
- a CDS encoding ABC transporter permease: MFTAMFGSVEQGIIYAIMALGVYLTFRVLDFPDLTVDGSFVTGASTAAMMIVLGYNPILATLVATVAGFIAGCMTGILHTKGKINPLLAGILMMIALYSINLRIMGLSSDTGVTRPNIPLLNSETVFSTFGSFWGNLGIDSAITNVLKSMGLVSVPTTWGVLILMLVVTTIIKLVVDWFLKTEIGLAIRATGDNKRMIRSFSANTDSLVILGLGISNGMVALSGALIAQYTKFADVGLGIGMIVVGLASVIIGEAIFGTKSIVRVTFAVIAGAIIYRMIYALALRVKWLDSGDMKLITAVIVILALVIPQIVGKYKEKKRKAKRLEERLALQQAKVDMEQGGKSLA, encoded by the coding sequence ATGTTTACAGCTATGTTTGGGTCAGTGGAGCAAGGGATCATCTATGCAATTATGGCACTTGGGGTTTATTTAACATTCCGTGTGCTGGATTTTCCGGATTTAACGGTTGATGGAAGCTTTGTAACGGGGGCAAGTACGGCAGCGATGATGATTGTGCTTGGCTATAACCCGATCCTTGCCACATTGGTCGCAACAGTTGCTGGATTTATTGCTGGATGTATGACAGGAATTTTACACACGAAAGGGAAGATCAATCCGCTGCTTGCAGGGATTTTAATGATGATCGCCCTCTATTCGATTAATCTACGAATTATGGGATTAAGCTCAGATACCGGTGTAACACGACCAAATATTCCACTATTAAATTCAGAAACAGTTTTTTCGACGTTCGGTTCTTTCTGGGGGAATTTAGGCATTGATTCAGCGATTACAAATGTACTGAAATCAATGGGCTTAGTTTCTGTTCCAACAACTTGGGGTGTTTTAATTTTAATGCTTGTTGTGACGACAATTATTAAACTAGTTGTAGACTGGTTCTTAAAAACAGAAATCGGTCTTGCAATCCGTGCAACAGGCGACAATAAACGAATGATTCGCAGCTTTTCGGCAAATACCGATTCACTGGTCATTTTAGGACTCGGAATTTCAAACGGTATGGTGGCATTATCAGGTGCACTAATTGCCCAGTATACAAAGTTTGCCGATGTCGGATTGGGTATTGGTATGATTGTTGTCGGTCTGGCATCTGTAATTATCGGTGAAGCCATTTTCGGAACAAAGTCGATTGTTCGTGTCACATTTGCAGTTATTGCCGGGGCAATAATTTACCGAATGATTTACGCATTGGCATTACGTGTAAAATGGCTGGACTCAGGGGATATGAAATTAATTACGGCTGTTATCGTTATTTTAGCGCTGGTAATCCCGCAAATCGTAGGGAAATATAAAGAGAAAAAGAGAAAAGCAAAACGTTTGGAAGAACGTCTCGCATTACAGCAGGCAAAAGTGGATATGGAGCAGGGAGGGAAGAGCCTTGCTTAA
- a CDS encoding ABC transporter ATP-binding protein: MLKLDGINKVFNEGTPDEKIALDNINLHLAPGDFVTIIGSNGAGKSTMMNMISGALTPDFGSVEINGNDLTRLPEYKRAVHIGRVFQDPMAGTAPTMTIEENLAIAYSRNTKRSLRFGVDKKRREFFKTSLEKLHLNLENRLSAKVGLLSGGERQALSLLMATFTKPSILLLDEHTAALDPSRAELITKLTKELVEESRLTTLMVTHNMQQALDLGNRLIMMDKGQIILEVGEDRKQDLTIPDLMHEFEQIRGEKMNSDRALLG; this comes from the coding sequence TTGCTTAAATTAGATGGCATTAACAAAGTATTTAACGAAGGAACACCCGATGAGAAAATTGCGCTGGACAATATTAACCTGCATTTGGCACCTGGTGATTTCGTTACAATTATCGGAAGTAATGGTGCCGGAAAATCGACAATGATGAATATGATTTCCGGAGCATTAACACCGGATTTCGGCTCTGTCGAAATTAACGGCAATGATTTAACCCGCTTGCCGGAATATAAGCGTGCAGTCCATATCGGCCGTGTTTTCCAAGATCCGATGGCAGGTACAGCACCAACAATGACAATTGAAGAAAACTTGGCGATTGCCTATTCACGTAACACGAAACGTTCATTGCGCTTCGGTGTCGATAAAAAGCGTCGCGAGTTTTTCAAAACGTCATTGGAAAAACTGCATTTGAATTTGGAAAACCGTCTATCGGCAAAAGTCGGATTATTATCGGGCGGGGAACGCCAGGCATTAAGTTTATTAATGGCGACATTTACGAAGCCTTCGATTTTACTGCTTGATGAACATACAGCTGCACTTGACCCATCACGTGCTGAACTTATTACAAAGCTGACAAAAGAGCTTGTTGAGGAAAGTCGGCTGACGACACTGATGGTCACGCATAATATGCAGCAGGCGCTTGATTTGGGGAACCGTCTCATTATGATGGATAAAGGGCAAATCATTCTGGAAGTCGGGGAAGACCGTAAACAGGACTTGACAATTCCGGATTTAATGCACGAGTTCGAACAAATCCGCGGCGAAAAAATGAATTCAGACCGCGCGCTGTTAGGGTAA
- the ilvA gene encoding threonine ammonia-lyase IlvA — protein sequence MEMGVTQPNTIAVENVLIAHHFLKDVVVHTPLQLNDYLSEKYGAKIYFKREDLQHVRSFKLRGAYYKIKKIETEARASGVVCASAGNHAQGVAYACAKLEIKATIFMPKTTPKQKIDQVRMFGRSFVEIVLAGDTFDDSAESALAYCEQENRIFIHPFDDADVMAGQGTVAVEIMNDIEEPIDYVFGSIGGGGLMSGVSSYIKNLSPSSKVIGVEPAGAASMKSAFQNGAVVSLDSIDKFVDGAAVKCVGHDTYEVCRHYLDDIIAVPEGKVCTTILDLYNKHAIIAEPAGALSVAALDFYAEQIRGKSVVIIISGGNNDIGRMQEIKERSLIYEGLLHYFIVSFPQRSGALRQFLTEVLGPNDDITTFEYTKKNNKESGPALVGIELAHREDHAGLIERMCANGFEYKEVNNDSTLFALLV from the coding sequence ATGGAAATGGGAGTTACTCAACCGAATACGATTGCAGTCGAAAACGTATTAATCGCACATCATTTTTTAAAAGATGTTGTTGTACATACACCCCTGCAATTAAACGACTATTTATCAGAAAAGTATGGGGCAAAAATTTACTTTAAGCGTGAAGATTTGCAGCATGTTCGTTCATTTAAATTACGTGGTGCCTATTATAAAATCAAAAAAATCGAAACAGAGGCCCGTGCATCAGGTGTCGTCTGTGCAAGTGCTGGTAACCATGCACAAGGTGTTGCCTATGCGTGCGCAAAGCTGGAAATTAAAGCGACAATCTTTATGCCGAAAACAACACCGAAACAAAAGATCGATCAGGTGCGGATGTTCGGCAGAAGCTTTGTGGAAATTGTGTTGGCAGGAGATACTTTTGATGACTCTGCGGAAAGCGCACTTGCCTATTGTGAACAGGAAAACCGCATTTTTATCCATCCGTTCGATGATGCAGATGTGATGGCTGGCCAAGGTACAGTGGCGGTCGAAATTATGAATGATATCGAAGAACCGATCGATTATGTATTTGGCAGTATCGGCGGTGGCGGCTTAATGTCAGGTGTCTCTTCATACATTAAAAACTTATCTCCTTCGAGTAAAGTTATCGGTGTTGAGCCTGCAGGTGCAGCTAGCATGAAGTCAGCTTTCCAAAACGGAGCAGTGGTTTCACTGGATTCGATCGATAAATTTGTTGATGGCGCTGCTGTTAAATGTGTGGGGCATGATACGTATGAAGTATGCCGTCACTATTTGGATGATATTATCGCTGTTCCGGAAGGTAAAGTATGTACGACTATTTTAGATCTTTATAATAAGCATGCGATTATCGCCGAGCCTGCTGGAGCATTGTCGGTTGCTGCACTCGATTTTTACGCTGAGCAGATTCGCGGGAAATCGGTTGTCATCATTATTTCGGGAGGAAACAACGATATCGGACGCATGCAGGAAATTAAAGAGCGTTCGCTGATTTATGAAGGGCTGCTGCACTACTTCATCGTAAGTTTCCCGCAGCGTTCAGGAGCATTACGTCAATTTTTAACGGAAGTGCTTGGTCCGAATGATGATATTACAACATTTGAATATACGAAGAAGAACAATAAGGAAAGTGGTCCGGCACTGGTCGGCATTGAGCTTGCACATCGCGAAGACCACGCTGGATTAATTGAACGTATGTGCGCAAACGGTTTTGAGTATAAAGAAGTGAATAACGACAGTACACTGTTTGCATTGCTTGTGTAA
- a CDS encoding SDR family NAD(P)-dependent oxidoreductase, producing the protein MTKTAIITGGGSGLGQATAIRMAQEGINIAVVDVSEKGGNETVEQVKAHGVDAIFIKADVSKAEEVKNYVDETMKHFGSIDYFFNNAGISGSGKFYLDTTIEEIEQIVGINLLGALYGVRYVAEVMLKNGGGSIVNTASSAGVIGQDSVVTYSATKHGIVGLTRSMVAEYAKDGLRVNAIAPGPTETPMVKAFYEANPQMKENATGGIPQKRLGTPEEVAELVTFLLTSKAEYINGEVIRIDGGFTSTK; encoded by the coding sequence ATGACTAAAACAGCGATTATTACAGGTGGAGGCAGCGGATTAGGACAGGCAACAGCTATCCGTATGGCTCAGGAAGGTATTAATATTGCGGTAGTGGATGTCAGTGAAAAAGGCGGAAATGAAACGGTTGAACAAGTAAAAGCACATGGTGTAGACGCTATTTTCATTAAAGCGGACGTATCAAAAGCGGAAGAAGTAAAAAACTATGTTGATGAAACAATGAAGCATTTCGGGTCGATTGATTACTTCTTTAACAATGCAGGGATTTCCGGCAGCGGTAAATTCTATTTAGATACTACGATTGAGGAAATCGAACAAATTGTTGGGATTAACTTGCTTGGGGCACTTTATGGTGTACGCTATGTGGCTGAAGTAATGCTGAAAAACGGTGGCGGTTCCATCGTGAATACGGCATCAAGTGCCGGTGTAATTGGACAGGATTCCGTTGTTACATATTCGGCAACGAAACACGGAATTGTCGGGTTAACAAGAAGTATGGTAGCAGAATACGCGAAAGACGGGCTGCGCGTGAATGCAATCGCTCCAGGTCCTACTGAAACACCAATGGTAAAAGCCTTTTATGAAGCAAACCCGCAAATGAAGGAAAATGCTACAGGCGGAATCCCGCAAAAACGTTTAGGTACACCAGAAGAAGTAGCAGAGCTTGTAACCTTCCTGCTGACTTCAAAAGCAGAGTATATAAACGGGGAAGTCATCCGTATTGACGGCGGCTTCACGAGCACGAAGTAA
- a CDS encoding YjiH family protein, giving the protein MKTKFSSYTWFLFIALSALGVFLFITPINTEDGIKVPIAILANFLAGKVEPFIHWFAFIVFIVAAVGSVVMQFVPKKTEQRTLVDALFRVNWFWTIMRVFAVVFASMYVFQIGPESLTSDVTTGVLLDPASGLVTFMFVLFLFAGLLLPLLTDFGLLEFFGSMMVKIMRPLFKIPGRSAIDCLASWVGDGTIGVLLTSKQYEEKNYTGREAATIATTFSVVSITFCLVVVETIGIGDYFIEFYASVIICGLILAFIMPRIYPLKQKADTLIDGSQVPANREDVQDGYNVFSFGLHNALSKADSNRNLGKMIKNGFINVLEMWFAVTPIIMAFATIALVLAEFTSFFRILGMPFEPILALLQIPEAGEAAQTMIVGFADMLLPSVLGAGIESEMTRFFIATVSVTQLIYMSEVGGLILGTKLPLKLWDLFMIFLIRTIISIPIIAAIAHLLF; this is encoded by the coding sequence ATGAAAACAAAATTTTCTTCCTATACTTGGTTCCTGTTTATTGCCCTTTCTGCTCTTGGTGTATTTCTGTTTATTACACCAATTAATACAGAAGACGGCATAAAAGTACCGATTGCAATCCTGGCAAACTTTTTGGCAGGCAAAGTGGAGCCATTCATTCATTGGTTCGCATTCATTGTGTTTATTGTTGCGGCTGTAGGATCAGTCGTAATGCAGTTTGTTCCGAAGAAAACAGAACAACGTACCCTCGTTGATGCATTATTCCGTGTAAACTGGTTCTGGACAATCATGCGTGTATTTGCAGTTGTATTTGCAAGTATGTATGTTTTCCAAATCGGGCCTGAGAGTTTAACAAGTGACGTTACAACTGGCGTGTTGCTTGATCCGGCATCCGGTCTCGTAACTTTCATGTTTGTACTGTTTTTATTTGCCGGTTTATTGTTGCCTTTATTAACAGACTTCGGTTTACTTGAATTTTTCGGTTCGATGATGGTGAAAATTATGCGTCCCCTATTCAAGATTCCAGGACGTTCTGCTATTGACTGTCTTGCTTCTTGGGTTGGTGATGGCACAATCGGCGTATTGCTTACAAGCAAGCAATATGAAGAAAAAAACTATACAGGCCGTGAAGCTGCAACAATCGCAACAACTTTCTCGGTCGTATCGATTACTTTCTGTTTAGTCGTAGTTGAAACAATCGGCATTGGTGATTACTTCATCGAGTTTTATGCTTCTGTTATTATTTGCGGGTTAATTTTAGCATTCATTATGCCTCGTATTTATCCGTTGAAACAAAAAGCAGATACATTAATTGATGGCTCACAAGTACCTGCAAACCGTGAAGATGTACAAGATGGGTATAATGTATTTTCTTTTGGTTTGCACAATGCTTTATCGAAAGCCGATTCTAACCGTAACTTAGGGAAAATGATCAAAAACGGATTTATTAATGTTCTGGAAATGTGGTTTGCGGTTACACCAATTATTATGGCATTCGCAACAATCGCATTAGTGTTAGCCGAGTTTACAAGTTTCTTCCGTATTTTAGGGATGCCTTTTGAGCCGATTTTAGCGCTTCTGCAAATTCCTGAAGCCGGTGAAGCTGCACAAACGATGATTGTCGGTTTTGCGGATATGCTGTTACCTTCCGTTTTAGGTGCAGGCATCGAATCTGAAATGACACGCTTCTTTATCGCGACAGTATCGGTTACACAGTTAATCTACATGTCGGAAGTCGGCGGACTGATTTTAGGTACGAAGCTTCCATTAAAACTTTGGGATCTGTTCATGATTTTCTTAATTCGTACTATTATCTCGATTCCGATTATCGCAGCAATTGCACATTTATTATTTTAA
- the bshB2 gene encoding bacillithiol biosynthesis deacetylase BshB2, whose protein sequence is MTLQEERHVLVVYPHPDDEAFSVAGTLRLFNNMGVPVTYACLTLGEMGRNLGNPPFATRESLPEIRRKELMEACEAMGIGDLRMMGLRDKTVEFEDDEKMIKLVNDLIVELNPSLIFTFLPGFAVHPDHEATGRAVLEAVRRIDKQYRPRILACAFANDTVEKNGEPDVTIDIQSVKADKLKALKAHASQTAWMIQDAEKRVDTGDVSLDNWLNHEQFYTVTFND, encoded by the coding sequence ATGACATTACAAGAAGAACGTCACGTTTTAGTCGTTTACCCGCACCCGGATGATGAAGCCTTTTCAGTTGCAGGTACATTACGCTTATTCAACAACATGGGAGTTCCCGTTACATATGCTTGTTTAACGTTGGGCGAGATGGGACGAAACTTAGGAAATCCTCCATTCGCAACACGCGAGTCATTGCCGGAAATCCGCCGAAAAGAGCTGATGGAAGCATGTGAAGCAATGGGTATCGGTGATTTGCGTATGATGGGCTTACGTGATAAAACAGTTGAATTTGAAGATGACGAAAAAATGATCAAGCTCGTTAACGATTTGATTGTCGAGCTGAATCCATCCCTAATCTTCACTTTTTTACCTGGCTTCGCTGTCCACCCCGATCATGAAGCAACCGGACGCGCTGTTCTCGAAGCGGTACGTCGTATCGATAAACAGTATCGCCCACGTATTTTAGCTTGTGCATTTGCGAATGACACGGTCGAGAAAAACGGTGAGCCTGATGTTACAATTGACATCCAGTCTGTTAAAGCAGATAAGTTAAAAGCTTTAAAAGCGCATGCTTCTCAAACTGCCTGGATGATTCAAGACGCAGAAAAACGGGTAGATACCGGTGATGTCTCATTAGATAACTGGTTAAATCACGAACAGTTTTATACTGTAACTTTTAATGATTAA
- a CDS encoding YojF family protein, whose translation MKEVNTNELQELINSFANKDVFIHLETTNGSYATHYNESFFNAGAFIRNVQIRYELGKVVGDAPHRVGLKMPHGWVYAQGITHFELDDQGRLLMAGLDNTGKLAVALEISETPFAY comes from the coding sequence ATGAAGGAAGTAAATACTAACGAGCTCCAGGAGTTAATTAATTCTTTTGCGAACAAAGACGTTTTTATTCATCTAGAAACTACAAACGGCTCTTATGCAACACATTACAATGAAAGCTTTTTCAATGCGGGCGCATTTATCCGAAATGTACAAATACGCTATGAGTTAGGAAAAGTTGTAGGAGACGCACCGCATCGTGTCGGGCTTAAAATGCCCCATGGCTGGGTTTATGCACAAGGAATTACACATTTTGAACTGGACGATCAGGGCCGATTATTAATGGCTGGTCTGGACAATACTGGAAAGCTGGCGGTTGCATTAGAAATTAGCGAAACGCCATTTGCTTATTAA
- the thiD gene encoding bifunctional hydroxymethylpyrimidine kinase/phosphomethylpyrimidine kinase: MTLKKTLTIAGSDTSAGAGMQADLKAFQEHGTYGMVALTVVVTMDPKTWSHTVTPLPTELLQKQIDTALSTGVDAIKTGMLSTEEIIQMASKAIQASGTDKIVIDPVMVCKGEDEVLNPGNTTAMIKYLLPYATVVTPNLFEAGQLAGTTTPKTIEQMQAAAVKIHELGAKNVVIKGGKALVHDKAVDLFYNGVEFKLLETEKVSSTYNHGAGCTFAASICANLANGLSVEESVIEAKEFVSAAIKHGWALNEHVGPVMHGAKPRFGAPEVTVTTIPNYLHA, from the coding sequence ATGACACTAAAAAAAACTTTAACGATTGCCGGTTCTGATACTTCTGCAGGTGCAGGAATGCAGGCCGATCTAAAAGCCTTTCAGGAACATGGCACATACGGAATGGTCGCATTGACAGTTGTTGTGACAATGGATCCGAAAACTTGGAGCCACACAGTGACACCACTACCGACAGAATTATTGCAAAAGCAAATTGATACAGCCCTTTCAACAGGTGTCGATGCCATTAAGACAGGCATGCTTTCAACTGAAGAAATTATTCAAATGGCTTCAAAAGCGATTCAGGCTTCCGGTACAGATAAAATTGTCATCGATCCTGTAATGGTCTGCAAAGGTGAAGATGAAGTATTGAACCCTGGCAACACAACAGCAATGATTAAATATTTATTACCCTATGCCACTGTTGTCACACCTAACCTTTTCGAAGCGGGACAGCTGGCAGGCACAACAACACCGAAAACAATTGAGCAAATGCAAGCTGCCGCTGTGAAAATCCATGAGCTTGGCGCAAAAAATGTTGTAATTAAAGGTGGAAAAGCCTTAGTACATGATAAAGCCGTTGATTTGTTCTATAATGGAGTAGAATTTAAATTATTAGAGACAGAAAAAGTTTCTTCTACTTATAATCATGGGGCAGGCTGTACTTTTGCAGCGAGTATTTGTGCAAACTTAGCAAATGGTCTTTCTGTTGAGGAGTCGGTGATTGAAGCGAAAGAATTCGTTTCAGCGGCGATTAAACACGGTTGGGCTTTAAATGAACATGTTGGACCAGTAATGCACGGTGCAAAACCACGATTCGGTGCACCTGAAGTTACTGTTACGACAATTCCAAACTATCTACATGCATAA
- a CDS encoding uracil-DNA glycosylase, protein MMEQLTNSWKELLAREKEQPYYKLLKTFLERQYIEETVYPKKENIFNALQLTDYDHVKVVILGQDPYHGPNQAHGLSFSVEKGQKLPPSLKNMMKELQQDIGCEIPEHGDLTPWAKQGVLLLNTVLTVQAGKANSHKGQGWEQFTNAIIEQLAKREQPIVFLLWGKPAQSKRILIERISNNHIILQSPHPSPLSAHRGFFGSSPYSKTNEALLSVGHQPIDWCLAKK, encoded by the coding sequence ATGATGGAACAGTTGACGAATAGTTGGAAAGAATTATTGGCTCGTGAAAAAGAGCAGCCGTATTATAAGCTTCTTAAAACATTTCTAGAAAGACAATACATCGAAGAAACCGTGTATCCGAAGAAGGAGAATATTTTCAATGCACTTCAGTTAACGGATTACGATCATGTAAAAGTAGTCATATTAGGTCAAGATCCATATCATGGTCCGAATCAGGCACATGGCTTAAGTTTTTCGGTTGAAAAAGGGCAAAAATTACCCCCGAGTCTAAAAAATATGATGAAGGAACTACAGCAGGACATAGGCTGCGAAATTCCGGAGCATGGGGACTTAACACCGTGGGCAAAGCAGGGCGTATTATTACTGAACACCGTTTTAACTGTACAAGCAGGCAAGGCCAATTCCCACAAGGGGCAAGGTTGGGAACAGTTTACGAATGCTATTATTGAACAGCTCGCGAAACGTGAGCAGCCGATTGTATTTTTATTATGGGGAAAACCGGCCCAAAGTAAACGGATATTAATTGAACGAATTTCAAATAACCATATCATTCTGCAATCACCTCATCCGAGTCCGTTAAGCGCACACCGAGGCTTTTTCGGAAGCAGCCCGTATTCAAAAACAAACGAAGCACTATTGTCTGTAGGTCACCAGCCGATTGACTGGTGCTTAGCGAAGAAATAG
- a CDS encoding uracil-DNA glycosylase, with translation MKVDCFKCQHFRVTWDQYNPRGCTAYGFKTKQLPSLVVKQSSGMDCLKFVPKNREGGQAR, from the coding sequence ATGAAAGTAGATTGCTTTAAATGCCAGCATTTTCGTGTGACATGGGATCAGTATAATCCGCGGGGTTGCACAGCATATGGCTTTAAAACGAAACAGCTGCCATCTCTCGTTGTAAAACAGTCATCGGGAATGGATTGTTTAAAATTTGTACCGAAAAATAGAGAAGGTGGGCAAGCGCGATGA